In Banduia mediterranea, the DNA window AGTCCCATTGTCTTTGATTCGAAAACGCGCCGCTCGAATTGAGCGTGTCGACGCTCGTCGCGATCCAGCTCTTTATGCGAGTCCTGCTTTAGATGGACGTGTAACTTTTCGCCATGGCGACCATGCTCACTATACGGTCGGTCACGGGGAGTACGAATTCAAAATTGATTTCAGTGGATGTTCGGACGATAGCGTATACGTCTATATAGACAGCGGCCTTAAGGCCGTCGGGCTAATCACCAGTGAAAATTTTGATCCACTCAATGTGGAGTCTTTTCTGACGCCCGGACGAGATGTCACGCCAAGTGTGGGGCAGAAAGTAGTCCTACTAAACCCACACGGAGCACTATGTGTAATAGCCATTGATGAGGTGCAGCGTGAAGTCAACGCTGCAGAGTATGTCCCAGAGCATGTGACTTTCACCTATGAAGTTCTGGTGAATCACTAATGTTCCAAGCGGACGTCGGGGTCAGGTCTTGTTCCGACGTTGACGTCGGGGTCAGACGTTGACGTCGGGGTCAGGTCTTGTTCCTTGCCAAATTTCTTTGGCTTCGCTACGTTCCCGGCATGGCCCGCCCTCTGCGTATCGAATTCCCCGGCGCGATCCATCATGTGATGGCGCGCGGCAATGCCCGTCAAGCTATCTTCCTCAATGACGAAGATCGCGACGCCTACGAGAGCGGACACCGACAACTTCCGCAGATCGGTGCGCACTTCGAGTAGCACTATTCGACTACTCGACGGTAAGCCGGATCGCGCGAGGTGTGGATCGACGGGCTGCGTCAAGGCGCAAGACCTGACCCCGACCTTGGTGTGACCCCGACCTTGGTGCGACCTTTGGTGACCCCGACCTTTCTGGTAGTGCGCCGGTGGTGACAGTTTCGTGGCCGCCGGGCAGGACCGCGAATCTACCGTTCGTCGGCCCGGCGTCGGCCCGGGGGCAATATCGGCGTTATTCCGTGGACAGATCGGTTAGCGTGGAACGGCGGGATCGGCAGAGGGGGACGGCATGGAGACGATGGATCGTCGTGATTTTCTCCGTTTCGGCGGACGGGGCCTCGGTTACGCGGCGCTCGCTCGCGCCTTGGCGGGGTGCGGCGGTGGAGGCGGAAATGGCGGCGATTCGCCGCCCGACGAGCCACCGGTCACCGACACCTTGCCGGCCGCGAGCGCCGAGTCGCAATGGCTCAAGCGCACCAGCTTCGGTGTGACGCCCGAATCGCTGAGCGACATACAAAGCCTCGGCATCGAGGCTTATTTCGAGCAGCAACTCAATCCCGGTCTGCTCGACGATCTGGCGGTCGAAACCCAGGTCGCGCTGCGTTTTCCCTTGGCCAATGCCGGCCCGACGGCGCTGCGCGCCGGCTATCCGGACAATCAGACCACGATCGTCCAGCACATCGAGGCGGCGACCTACTTCCGCGCGTATTTCTCGCCGCGCCAGCTCTACGAGGTCATGGTCGAGTTCTGGCACACGCATTTCAGCATCCAGATTCTCAACGGTGTCGCGCCGATCTTTCACCCTTCGTACGATGCCGACGTGATCCGCCCGAACGCGCTGGGCCGTTTCGGCGAACTGCTGCTGGCGGTCGCCAGAAGCCCGGCGATGGTCTACTACCTCGACAATTTCCTGAACTTCGTCGATAGCCCGCAGGAAAACTACGCGCGCGAGTTGATGGAGCTGCATACACTCGGCGTGGACGGCGGCTACACCGAGCAGGACGTCAAGGAAGTCGCACGCTGCTTCACCGGCTGGACGATCAACAGCAACACCGCGCGCTTTCAATTCGTCGCGGCGCTGCACGATGACGGCCCCAAGACCGTACTCGGCCATGCCATCGCCGCTGGTGGCGGCATCAGCGATGGCGAGCAGGTACTCGAGATCCTGGCCGCGCACCCGTCGACGGCGCAGTTCATCGCCCGCAAGCTGTGCCGGCGTTTCGTCGCCGACCAGCCGCCACCGGGCCTCGTCGATGACATCGCCGCCGTTTATGTTTCGACGGACGGCGACATCAGCGCAATGCTGCGTGCGCTGTTCGCCGCCTCGGACTTCAGCGAGCTGCGGGACGCCAAGTTCCTGCGCCCGACCGAGTTCCTCGGTCAGATGCTGCGGGCGATGAATGCACCCAACGATTTTCCGTCCGGCGACCGCTGGAGCATCTATTTCTATCTGCTGCAGTTGCTCGGCCAAGTGCCGTTCTACTGGGTGCTGCCGAACGGCTATCCCGACGTCGCCGCCTATTGGGCGACGACCAGCGGTCTGCTCAACCGCTGGCGCATCGCGCTGGTACCGGGCATTCCGGATTTTCAGGACCTGTTCGACCTTTCGCGGCTCAGCGCCGAGGCCGGCACGATCGCCGAACTGGTCGACGCCGTGGCCGCGAACCTGCTGTTCCGTCCGCTTGCCGATGAGGACCGGCAAGGACTGATCGACTATCTGAGCGCGCAGGCCGGCGTCGATGCCGACATCTCGCTCGGCGCCGAGGCGCTGCGCGCGCTGACCGCGGTGTCGGCAGCCCTGCTCGTCAGCTCCGCCTATTTCCAGCTTCGCTGAGGTGAGCGCCATGCCCCTAAGCCGCCGTGATCTGCTCAAAGGTGCCAAGGCCGCGACCGGCAACGTGCTGGTCTGCATTTTCCAGCGTGGTGCCGCGGATGGTCTGAACTGTCTGGTGCCGTATGGCGACCCCGGTTACTACGCGAGACGCACGCGCATCGCGATTCCGCCGCCCGGACAGTCGGGCGGGGCGCTCGATCTGAATGGGTTCTTCGGACTCAATCCGGCCGCCGCCTCGATGCGTACGCTCTACGATGCCGGCCGTCTGGCGCTGGTGCATGCCGCCGGTGTGCCGCACGGCACGCGTTCGCACTTCGATGCGCAGGCGCGCGTCGAGGAAGGCATTGCCGCCGGGCTTGCGCTCGACACCGGCTGGATCGGCCGCCACCTCGCCGCCACGGCCTCGGCCGCCGACCGGCCGTTCCGGGCGACCTCGCTGTCCGGTGCGGTTCCGACCTCGCTGCTCGGCGCGCCCGATCCGCTGGCGGTCTCGGAAATCGACGCCTTCGGTCTCGGTGATCTCGGCGGCACGCCGTACCAGGACACGCTGGCGGCGCTGTTTCGCGAATCGGTGCCATACGCCGGCACCGCGCAGACCGCGCTTGCGGCCATGGACGAACTGGCGGCCGCCGACCCCGGACAGTTCATGCCGGCAAACGGCGCCGAATATCCCCCCGGCGAGGCCGGTTCGAAGTTGCTGCAGACGGCGCAACTGATCAAAGCCGATCTCGGCGTCGAGGTGGTCTGTCTCGACCTCGGTGGCTGGGACCATCACGAAAACGAGAACAACTATTTGCCGACCTCGCTCGGCGGTCTGGCCGATGCGTTGCTGGCCTTCGACACCGACCTGGGTGCGCAGATGGAGCGCGTCACCGTCATCGCGATGACCGAGTTCGGGCGTCGCGTTGGCGACAATGCGTCCAATGGCACCGACCACGGTACCGGCTCGCTGTTCTATGCGCTCGGCGGCGGCGTTGCCGGTGGCCAGATTGCCGGCCCTTGGCCAGGGCTCGCCGACGCTCAGCTCGCCAGCGGCGAGGATCTGGCGATCACGACCGATACGCGCGGCCTGCTCGCGCAGTGCCTGGAGCGGCGTCTAGGCAACGCCGACGCACTGGGACTGTTTCCCAGTTACACGCCGGCAACGGTGCCGGAGCTGTTCGTCTGAATCAGGTGGATCGGGCGGACCGTCGAGCGCCCCGGCCCACAAAAATGACACTCGCCGGCCATCGTCTCGTGCAGCCTCGGGTATTCCGTGCCGCCCATGTAAGACGTCGGGGTCAGGACGCCGGGGTCAGACGCCGGGGTCAGGTCTTGTTCCTAAGACGCCGGGAACGCCGGGGTCAGGTCTTGTTCCTTGCCAAATTTTTTTTGGCTTCGCTACGTTCCCGGCATGACCCGCCCTCTGCGTATCGAATTCCCCGGCGCGATCCATCATGTGATGGCGCGCGGCAATGCCCGTCAAGCAATCTTCCTCAATGACGAAGATCGCGACGCCTACGAGAGCGGACACCGGCAACTTCCGCAGATCGGTGCGCACTTCGGGTAGCACTACTCGACTACTCGACGGTAAGCCGGATCGCGCGAGGTGTGGATCGGCGGGCTGCGTCAAGGCGCAAGACCTGACCCCGACCTCTGCTCGTGTCCAAATATGCTTGACTCCGAAAGACGGTATCTACTGGCGCGTCTTACTTTGATACCGCCGGTACCCGGCCGTAGACGTCGTCGAAGCGAACGATATCGTCCTCACCGAGATACGAACCGCTCTGCACCTCGATCAGTTCAAGCAAAACCTTGCCCGGGTTTTCGAGGCGATGTGTCACGCCCAGCGGGATATAGGTGGACTGGTTTTCCGTCAGCATCTGTACGTTGTCACCGACGGAGACCATCGCCGTGCCGGAGACCACCACCCAATGCTCGGCACGATGGTGATGCATCTGCAGGGACAGCTTCTGCCCCGGCTTCACGGTGATGTACTTCACCTGGAAGCGTGATCCCAGGGACAGGGTTTCATAGCTGCCCCAGGGCCGCAAAACCGTGGCGTGCTGATGTGCTTCGCTACGCTTGCTGGCGCGCAGCCGCGAGACGATTTTCTTCACGTCCTGCGTGCGACTCTTGTCAATGACCAGCACCGCATCCTTGGTTTCGACGATCACGCTGTCCTTGATACCGCAGGCGGCTACCAGGCGGCTCTCGGCGTGCACCAGGGTGCCGCTGCAATCGTCGAACACCACATCGCCCGACGAGACGTTGCCGTCACCGTCGGCTCCCAGCAACTCCAGAAAGTTCCAGCTTCCGACGTCGTCCCAGCCACAATCCATCGGCACGACCACGGCGCGGGCAGTCCGCTCCATCACCGCGTAATCGATCGAATCAGACTCGATCACGCGAAAGGATGGCGGCAAGCGAATGAAATCCAGATCCTTGCTCGCGCCTTCCAGAGCCACGCGCACGCCATCGAGCATTTCCGGCTTGAACCGGGCCAGTTCGCTCAGAAAGGTCTTGGCCTTGAACAGGAACAGGCCGGCGTTCCAGTAATAGTCGCCTGCGTCCAGATAGCTCTGCGCAAGGGCTTCGTCCGGCTTTTCCACGAACGCGGCGACCGTGAATGCGCAGGCGTCCAGCGCTGCGCCCTGCTGGATGTAGCCGTAGCCGGTTTCCGCACGCGTCGGCTTGATACCGAAAGTGACGATATGGTCCTGGGCAGCCGCGGCGCAGGCGGACACCGCACAAAGACCGAAGGCCGGGGCATCCGCCACGTAGTGATCCGCCGCCATCACGAACAGCTGTGCGTCGTCGCCATAGCGCTTTTGGGCGTGCAGCGCGGCAATCGCGGCGGCCGGCGCGGTGTTGCGGCCTTCCGGTTCCAGGATGATCGTGGCATTGGCGATCCCGATCTCGCGCAGCTGCTCCGCCACGATGAAACGGTGCTGCTCGCCGCACACCACGATCGGGGCCGCCGCGCCTTCGATCGCCTGCGCGCGCAAGGCCGTGTGCTGCAGGAGCGTGTGATCACCAAACAGCTTGAGAAACTGCTTGGGGTAGGACTCACGCGACAAGGGCCACAGACGGGACCCAGTGCCTCCAGCGATCAAAACGGGAATCAGCATCTCACTATCCTCTTCGGGGTTTCGGGCCGGCTACAGGCGACTTGTGATGAATCATAACCAATGCTCGCGCCTCTACATGTTCGACGGCGAGCCTCCCGTCATTCCGGGGCCGCGCAGCGGAACCCGGAATGACGAGACCAGCGGCGGGTTCTACAGCCTCAATCCACGCCACCGATCAGCGCCAGAATTTCGGCCGTCCGCGTCTTCATCAGGTCAATATCTCCACGCGATTCCACGTTGAGCCGCAATACCGGCTCGGTGTTCGATCCCCGAAGGTTGAATCGCCAGTCCGCGAATTCCAGACTCAATCCATCCGTACGGTCATCCACCAAGGCTTGGGGTGCGTAGCGCGCCTCGATGCGGGCAATGGTTTCAGTAATGCTGTCGACACGGCGGTTGATCTCGCCGCTGGACGGAAACTTGGCGATACGCTGCTCCACCAACGACGACAAGGTTTCACCGCGAACGGACATCAGCGCCGCCACCAGCAACCAAGGGATATTGCCGTTGTCGCAATAGGCGAATTCGCGGAAGTAGTGATGCGCGCTCATTTCGCCGCCGTAGATCGCATCTTCCAGCCGCATGCGTTCCTTGATGAAGGCGTGGCCGGTCTTGGACAGCACCGGCACACCGCCGGCCGCCGTGACCACGTCCACCGTGTTCCAGGTCAATCGCGGGTCGTGGATGATCTTGGCACCGGGCTCGCGCTTGAGCATCGTCTCCGCCAGCAATCCGACGATGTAGTACCCCTCGATGAACTCGCCACGCTCGTCGAACAGAAAACAGCGGTCGAAGTCCCCGTCCCAGGCCACGCCGAAATCCGCGCCGGATTCGACCACCGCCTTCGAGGTGCTGGCGCGGTTCTCCGGCAGCAGCGGGTTGGGGATGCCATTGGGGAAATCGCCGTCCGGCTCGTGGTGGATGCGCACGAACTCGAAAGGCAGGTGCGGCGCCAGCGCATCGATCAGCAGACCGGCGCCGCCGTTGCCGGCGTTGACCACGATCTTCAGCGGCCGCAAGGGCATGTCCTTGACGTAGGCAAGCAGATGCTGGACGTAGGCCCCGCGACACGAAACCTCGCGCATCGCGCCAAGCTCGGCCGGCAGCTCGCTGTCGTCCTCACGCGTGGCACGCTCCAGATCGTTGAGCCCGCTGTCCCCGGAAATCGGCAGAGCCCCCCTGCCGACCAGCTTCATGCCGTTGTACTCCATGGGATTGTGCGAGGCCGTCACCATGATTGCGCCGTCCACGCCCGGCTGCTGCGCGGCGAAATAGGTTTCTTCCGTTCCGCCCAGGCCCAGGTCGATCACATCCACCCCGCGCGATGCCAGCCCGGCCGCCAAGGCCTGCTGCAAAGGCAGACTCGTGTGCCGGACATCGCGCCCCAGCGCCACGCAGGCGGGTTGATAACGATCGGCATAGGCCCGCCCCAGGCGATAGGCCAGGGTCGGATTCAATTCGTCCGGTACCTTGCCCCGAAGGTCATAGGCCTTGAAGCAGCTCAGTTTTTCCATGAATTATTCTGGAACGCTTGATGTGTTGGCTGGACGCAACGGCCATGCCGGCCTGCCAGGGTAACGCCTATCGTGCCGGACCAAGCTGGATTTTCAGGTCGCCCCGGCGCAGCAGTCCCTGGCGGTCGCCGCCAGGCCGGGAAAGATCCTGAGCAGCTTCCTGTCCGACGTGACCAGCAGTTTACCCAGGCTCTGCGCCAAGGCAACGAACTCACTATCGTAGGCCGAGCACCCGTGCTTCGCCGCCACGGACAGAACGGAGAGGGAATCAATCTCGTACTCACCGCCCGCCATCAGGTTTTCGGCCTGATGCTGTATCTGACAGGCGGTTTCAAAATCGACGACGTCTTTCGCTGGTACAAGGCCAATATGTTGCGAAACTCGCTTCTCCAAGGCCGAGGAGCCAGCCAGGCGCGATCGAACTCCAGCAAGAGTTCCACATTCGGCGTTTCCGTCGTCGGCAGATACAAATACGCGATCATATTGGTATCAACCACAATCATTACCACAATCAT includes these proteins:
- a CDS encoding DUF1800 domain-containing protein, whose product is METMDRRDFLRFGGRGLGYAALARALAGCGGGGGNGGDSPPDEPPVTDTLPAASAESQWLKRTSFGVTPESLSDIQSLGIEAYFEQQLNPGLLDDLAVETQVALRFPLANAGPTALRAGYPDNQTTIVQHIEAATYFRAYFSPRQLYEVMVEFWHTHFSIQILNGVAPIFHPSYDADVIRPNALGRFGELLLAVARSPAMVYYLDNFLNFVDSPQENYARELMELHTLGVDGGYTEQDVKEVARCFTGWTINSNTARFQFVAALHDDGPKTVLGHAIAAGGGISDGEQVLEILAAHPSTAQFIARKLCRRFVADQPPPGLVDDIAAVYVSTDGDISAMLRALFAASDFSELRDAKFLRPTEFLGQMLRAMNAPNDFPSGDRWSIYFYLLQLLGQVPFYWVLPNGYPDVAAYWATTSGLLNRWRIALVPGIPDFQDLFDLSRLSAEAGTIAELVDAVAANLLFRPLADEDRQGLIDYLSAQAGVDADISLGAEALRALTAVSAALLVSSAYFQLR
- a CDS encoding DUF1501 domain-containing protein — protein: MPLSRRDLLKGAKAATGNVLVCIFQRGAADGLNCLVPYGDPGYYARRTRIAIPPPGQSGGALDLNGFFGLNPAAASMRTLYDAGRLALVHAAGVPHGTRSHFDAQARVEEGIAAGLALDTGWIGRHLAATASAADRPFRATSLSGAVPTSLLGAPDPLAVSEIDAFGLGDLGGTPYQDTLAALFRESVPYAGTAQTALAAMDELAAADPGQFMPANGAEYPPGEAGSKLLQTAQLIKADLGVEVVCLDLGGWDHHENENNYLPTSLGGLADALLAFDTDLGAQMERVTVIAMTEFGRRVGDNASNGTDHGTGSLFYALGGGVAGGQIAGPWPGLADAQLASGEDLAITTDTRGLLAQCLERRLGNADALGLFPSYTPATVPELFV
- a CDS encoding mannose-1-phosphate guanylyltransferase/mannose-6-phosphate isomerase, whose translation is MLIPVLIAGGTGSRLWPLSRESYPKQFLKLFGDHTLLQHTALRAQAIEGAAAPIVVCGEQHRFIVAEQLREIGIANATIILEPEGRNTAPAAAIAALHAQKRYGDDAQLFVMAADHYVADAPAFGLCAVSACAAAAQDHIVTFGIKPTRAETGYGYIQQGAALDACAFTVAAFVEKPDEALAQSYLDAGDYYWNAGLFLFKAKTFLSELARFKPEMLDGVRVALEGASKDLDFIRLPPSFRVIESDSIDYAVMERTARAVVVPMDCGWDDVGSWNFLELLGADGDGNVSSGDVVFDDCSGTLVHAESRLVAACGIKDSVIVETKDAVLVIDKSRTQDVKKIVSRLRASKRSEAHQHATVLRPWGSYETLSLGSRFQVKYITVKPGQKLSLQMHHHRAEHWVVVSGTAMVSVGDNVQMLTENQSTYIPLGVTHRLENPGKVLLELIEVQSGSYLGEDDIVRFDDVYGRVPAVSK
- a CDS encoding phosphomannomutase codes for the protein MEKLSCFKAYDLRGKVPDELNPTLAYRLGRAYADRYQPACVALGRDVRHTSLPLQQALAAGLASRGVDVIDLGLGGTEETYFAAQQPGVDGAIMVTASHNPMEYNGMKLVGRGALPISGDSGLNDLERATREDDSELPAELGAMREVSCRGAYVQHLLAYVKDMPLRPLKIVVNAGNGGAGLLIDALAPHLPFEFVRIHHEPDGDFPNGIPNPLLPENRASTSKAVVESGADFGVAWDGDFDRCFLFDERGEFIEGYYIVGLLAETMLKREPGAKIIHDPRLTWNTVDVVTAAGGVPVLSKTGHAFIKERMRLEDAIYGGEMSAHHYFREFAYCDNGNIPWLLVAALMSVRGETLSSLVEQRIAKFPSSGEINRRVDSITETIARIEARYAPQALVDDRTDGLSLEFADWRFNLRGSNTEPVLRLNVESRGDIDLMKTRTAEILALIGGVD
- a CDS encoding type II toxin-antitoxin system VapC family toxin, whose translation is MEKRVSQHIGLVPAKDVVDFETACQIQHQAENLMAGGEYEIDSLSVLSVAAKHGCSAYDSEFVALAQSLGKLLVTSDRKLLRIFPGLAATARDCCAGAT